Proteins encoded by one window of Vibrio rumoiensis:
- the rapA gene encoding RNA polymerase-associated protein RapA — protein sequence MAFALGQRWISDTESDLGLGTVVGLDARTVTLMFAASEENRLYARNDAPITRVVFNVGDVIESQEGWTLKVEQIGVKDDVISYIGTRQDNQESDVVLREIFLNHQIRFNKPQDKLFAGQIDRMDNFVLRYNALSNQYQQHKSPMRGLCGMRAGLIPHQLYIAHEVGRRHAPRVLLADEVGLGKTIEAGMIIHQQVLTGRSERILIVVPETLQHQWLVEMMRRFNLHFSVFDEERCLESQADALNPFDTQQYVLCSLDFLKKNEKRFNQALAADWDLLVVDEAHHLEWSVDAPSREYQMIEGLAAKIAGVLLLTATPEQLGHESHFARLRLLDSDRFFDYATFVKEEQQYAPVAEAVASLESGKPLTNDQKNSITELLSEQDAEPLFRILDGCSSQAEFDVEQKTLARQELIDNLMDRHGTGRILFRNTRAAIQGFPERHVHMLEMPMPEQYTRAMRVSKMMDGDLPEQTQALKNLYPEEILQDLEGDKTSWWTFDPRVTWLIDKVMEKRSEKILVIASRSSTALQLEQALREREGIRATVFHEGMSILERDKAAAYFAQEEGGAQVLICSEIGSEGRNFQFANQLVMFDLPFNPDLLEQRIGRLDRIGQTRDIEIFVPHLENSAQSILAHWYHQGLNAFAETCPTGRAVYDEYSAALIAMLASGDMSELEHLVEHSAALNKQLKSKLEQGRDRLLEIHSNGGEKAQKITETIASGDNDTNLVTFALGLFDTIGLNQDDKGENALVVTPSEHMMVPSYPGLPYEGATITFDRDTALSREDMHFMSWEHPMIQGGIDLLLSENVGTNAVSLLKNKALPVGTMFLELVYLVDAQAPKRSGINQFLPKTPIRLLMDAKGNELSEQVPFDTFNRQLSPINRHMASKVASSVQDQIHALIESAEQAVLPKLDEVRQSAKSEMQQKLNSELERLLALKAVNPNIRDEEISAIETQIETLSGYIETAQLQLDSLRLIVVAHQ from the coding sequence ATGGCATTTGCGTTAGGTCAGCGTTGGATAAGTGATACAGAAAGCGATTTAGGATTAGGGACAGTGGTTGGGCTTGATGCTCGCACTGTGACTTTGATGTTTGCTGCATCAGAAGAAAACCGTTTATATGCCCGTAATGATGCACCGATTACACGTGTTGTATTTAATGTTGGTGATGTGATTGAAAGCCAAGAAGGTTGGACATTAAAAGTTGAGCAAATCGGTGTTAAAGATGATGTGATCAGCTACATCGGAACTCGCCAAGATAATCAAGAAAGCGATGTCGTATTACGTGAGATTTTCTTAAATCACCAAATTCGCTTTAACAAGCCCCAAGACAAATTGTTCGCCGGTCAAATTGATCGCATGGATAACTTTGTATTGCGTTACAACGCACTTTCTAACCAATATCAACAACATAAAAGCCCAATGCGTGGTTTATGTGGTATGCGCGCTGGATTGATTCCTCACCAGCTTTATATCGCTCATGAAGTTGGTCGCCGTCATGCACCTCGTGTTTTGCTTGCCGATGAAGTCGGCCTAGGTAAAACCATTGAAGCGGGCATGATCATTCACCAGCAAGTATTGACTGGACGTTCTGAACGCATTTTGATTGTGGTACCAGAAACACTGCAGCACCAATGGTTAGTGGAGATGATGCGTCGTTTCAACTTACACTTTTCGGTGTTTGATGAAGAGCGCTGCCTAGAATCACAAGCGGATGCTTTGAATCCATTTGATACCCAGCAATATGTGTTATGTTCGTTAGATTTTTTGAAAAAGAATGAAAAACGTTTTAATCAAGCATTGGCTGCAGATTGGGATTTATTGGTCGTCGATGAAGCGCATCACCTAGAGTGGAGTGTCGATGCACCGAGTCGTGAATATCAAATGATAGAAGGCTTAGCGGCGAAAATTGCCGGTGTACTTCTTCTTACTGCAACACCTGAACAGTTGGGCCATGAAAGTCACTTTGCTCGCTTGCGTCTGCTTGATTCTGATCGTTTCTTTGACTACGCCACTTTTGTTAAAGAAGAACAGCAATACGCGCCGGTTGCTGAAGCGGTAGCGAGCTTGGAATCGGGTAAGCCACTTACTAACGATCAAAAAAATAGCATCACTGAATTATTGTCAGAGCAAGATGCCGAGCCATTATTTCGAATTTTAGATGGTTGCAGTTCACAAGCTGAATTTGATGTTGAACAGAAAACCTTAGCGCGCCAAGAATTGATTGATAACTTAATGGATCGCCACGGCACAGGGCGTATTTTGTTCCGTAATACTCGTGCCGCGATTCAAGGTTTCCCTGAGCGTCATGTACACATGTTAGAAATGCCAATGCCTGAGCAGTACACTCGAGCGATGCGCGTGTCTAAAATGATGGATGGCGATCTCCCTGAGCAAACTCAAGCTCTGAAAAACTTATATCCTGAAGAGATCTTGCAAGATCTGGAAGGCGATAAAACGTCATGGTGGACGTTTGATCCTCGCGTTACTTGGCTTATCGATAAAGTGATGGAAAAGCGTTCTGAGAAGATCTTAGTGATCGCCTCTCGCTCTTCTACTGCATTGCAATTAGAACAAGCTTTGCGTGAGCGTGAAGGCATTCGTGCTACCGTCTTCCATGAAGGTATGTCGATTCTAGAGCGTGATAAAGCCGCGGCGTATTTTGCACAAGAAGAAGGTGGAGCACAGGTACTGATTTGTTCGGAAATTGGCTCTGAAGGGCGTAACTTCCAGTTTGCTAATCAGTTAGTGATGTTCGACTTGCCATTCAATCCAGATCTACTCGAGCAACGTATTGGTCGTTTAGACCGGATTGGCCAAACGCGCGATATCGAAATTTTTGTGCCGCATTTAGAAAATTCGGCTCAGTCGATTTTGGCTCATTGGTATCACCAAGGTTTGAACGCATTTGCAGAAACTTGTCCAACTGGCCGTGCCGTGTATGATGAATATTCGGCAGCCTTAATTGCCATGCTAGCGTCTGGTGATATGAGTGAGTTAGAGCATTTAGTTGAGCACTCAGCCGCGCTCAATAAACAGTTGAAATCTAAGCTAGAGCAAGGGCGCGACCGTTTGCTAGAAATTCACTCTAACGGTGGTGAAAAAGCGCAGAAAATCACGGAAACTATCGCCAGCGGTGATAATGATACCAATCTTGTTACTTTTGCCCTTGGTCTATTCGATACCATTGGCTTAAACCAAGACGATAAAGGTGAGAATGCTTTGGTGGTAACGCCATCTGAGCACATGATGGTGCCAAGCTACCCAGGTTTGCCTTATGAAGGGGCGACCATTACGTTTGATCGTGATACGGCGCTGTCGCGTGAAGATATGCACTTTATGAGCTGGGAGCACCCGATGATTCAAGGTGGCATTGATTTGCTGCTCAGTGAGAATGTCGGCACCAATGCGGTTTCTTTACTAAAGAATAAAGCGCTACCCGTTGGCACTATGTTCTTAGAGTTAGTGTACCTAGTGGATGCGCAAGCGCCGAAACGCAGTGGGATTAACCAATTCCTACCGAAAACCCCGATTCGTTTATTGATGGATGCCAAAGGTAATGAGCTTTCAGAGCAAGTACCGTTTGATACCTTTAACCGCCAACTTAGCCCGATTAACCGTCATATGGCGAGTAAAGTGGCCAGTTCGGTG
- the thiQ gene encoding thiamine ABC transporter ATP-binding protein, which produces MSNRAIEIQNIIYDYQSETFYFDLQVERGSIMALMGPSGSGKSTLLSLIAGFIEPKQGEIKVDGLSVLGLQPHQRPLSMLFQEHNLFSHLTVRQNIGLGLHPGLKLTTEQKQQVEQAAQQVGIVELLDRLPEQLSGGQRQRVALARCFVQPHSIWLLDEPFSALDPVLRQEMLSLVASLAKERNITVLMVTHHLSDAKAISSHFAFMEQGRVTECATIDALTQTSENAHLRAFLQASGA; this is translated from the coding sequence ATGTCTAATCGTGCTATTGAGATCCAAAACATTATTTATGATTATCAAAGCGAAACCTTTTACTTTGATTTACAGGTAGAACGTGGCTCTATTATGGCTTTGATGGGACCTAGTGGCTCAGGGAAATCCACCTTGCTCAGTTTAATTGCAGGTTTTATTGAACCCAAGCAAGGGGAGATTAAAGTCGATGGTTTGTCTGTGCTTGGTTTACAGCCTCATCAAAGGCCATTATCGATGTTGTTTCAAGAGCATAATTTATTCAGCCACTTAACGGTCAGGCAAAATATTGGACTTGGTTTGCATCCGGGTTTGAAATTAACCACTGAACAAAAACAGCAAGTCGAACAAGCGGCGCAGCAAGTCGGGATTGTGGAACTCTTGGATCGTCTACCTGAGCAGTTATCGGGTGGGCAACGGCAGCGGGTTGCGCTAGCAAGGTGCTTTGTTCAGCCCCATTCAATTTGGTTATTGGATGAGCCTTTTTCTGCGTTAGACCCAGTTTTACGTCAAGAGATGTTATCGCTGGTGGCCAGTTTAGCCAAAGAGCGCAATATCACCGTATTGATGGTGACGCATCATTTATCCGATGCCAAAGCGATTAGCAGTCATTTTGCGTTTATGGAGCAAGGTCGAGTGACTGAATGTGCCACCATCGATGCACTGACTCAAACTAGTGAAAATGCCCATCTACGCGCTTTTCTTCAAGCCAGTGGGGCTTAG
- a CDS encoding PhoH family protein yields MGSTDRTLTSRNSHDKSSRKIFVLDTNILLHEPHAIYSFQEHDVVIPMTVLEELDRIKDSKRDVARDARVAIRALEAIFHDATPEEISQGIPLATEHQSTGTISILADFDIPDNDKAFADKAGDNRILNGVIALQNRRAPREVVLITKDINMRLRAKGAGVQFVEDYRTDQLIDDVQFLTKGFNEYQGNFWDNFKQVESQNCGSKTFHTVDREGLEPTFINQYLIDEDSDFAGRVEALEPTKAKIKDLSRERLLHRHAWDIYPKNIYQGMAMDALLDPEIDLVILTGAAGSGKTMLAMAAALEMTIEKKMFDKIIVTRNTPDIGEAIGFLPGTEEEKMMPWLAAITDTLEALHKNDHCTEGSLKYICDKANIQFKSINFMRGRSIQNAFVLLDECQNLTASQIKTIITRCGEGTKIVCSGNLAQIDSTYLTPVTSGLTYMVERFKNFEGSANIHLNGVVRSRLAEFAEENL; encoded by the coding sequence ATGGGCTCGACTGACAGAACGCTAACCAGCCGTAACTCACACGATAAATCATCGCGAAAAATCTTTGTCCTTGATACCAACATCCTGCTCCATGAACCCCACGCTATATACTCTTTCCAAGAACACGATGTCGTGATTCCAATGACCGTATTGGAAGAACTGGATCGCATAAAAGACAGCAAACGCGATGTCGCGCGCGATGCTCGAGTGGCCATCCGAGCTCTGGAAGCGATTTTCCATGATGCGACGCCTGAAGAAATCTCCCAAGGGATCCCGTTAGCCACAGAGCATCAATCTACCGGGACCATTTCGATTCTGGCCGATTTTGACATCCCCGATAACGACAAAGCGTTTGCTGACAAGGCGGGCGATAATCGAATTTTAAATGGTGTGATTGCGCTGCAAAACCGCCGTGCTCCTCGTGAAGTCGTATTGATCACCAAAGACATTAATATGCGTTTGCGAGCCAAAGGCGCTGGTGTCCAATTTGTCGAAGACTACCGCACCGACCAATTAATTGATGATGTGCAATTTCTCACCAAAGGGTTTAATGAATACCAAGGCAACTTTTGGGATAACTTTAAACAAGTTGAAAGCCAAAATTGTGGCAGTAAAACATTTCATACCGTGGATCGTGAAGGGCTAGAACCGACCTTTATCAACCAATATTTAATTGATGAAGATAGCGATTTTGCAGGCAGAGTCGAAGCTCTTGAACCGACCAAAGCCAAAATCAAAGATCTCAGCCGAGAGCGTCTGCTACACCGTCATGCTTGGGATATTTACCCGAAAAATATTTATCAAGGTATGGCGATGGATGCCTTACTCGATCCTGAAATCGATCTGGTGATTTTAACCGGCGCTGCAGGGAGTGGTAAAACCATGTTAGCCATGGCAGCAGCATTAGAAATGACCATCGAAAAGAAAATGTTCGATAAGATCATCGTCACTCGTAACACCCCTGATATCGGCGAGGCGATCGGCTTCTTACCCGGCACTGAAGAAGAGAAAATGATGCCATGGCTTGCGGCGATCACCGATACCTTAGAAGCGCTGCATAAAAATGATCACTGCACCGAAGGGTCGCTAAAATACATCTGCGATAAAGCCAATATTCAATTTAAATCCATCAACTTTATGCGTGGCCGCTCAATCCAAAATGCTTTTGTCTTATTGGACGAATGCCAAAACTTAACCGCCTCACAAATCAAAACCATCATCACACGTTGTGGTGAAGGCACCAAAATCGTCTGTTCAGGTAATCTAGCCCAAATAGATTCCACTTATTTAACCCCGGTGACCTCTGGTTTAACCTATATGGTTGAGCGTTTTAAAAACTTCGAAGGCAGCGCCAACATCCACTTAAATGGCGTAGTCCGTAGCCGCTTAGCGGAATTTGCCGAAGAAAACTTATAA